GCGTTTCCTGGATTCCTCGCTCAAAGGGGTCCGCCCGGCCGGGGAACCGAAGACCCGGGGCAGTCTCTCTGGAGCGGCCGCATCCGTCAAGCGGGCGACGGGAGGGAGCCCGCGGATGAGAAAATGCAGGCCCCGGGGGACCGGGCCGCCGGCTGCCGCCAGATCCTCCACGCTCGCTGTACGTATAGTAGTCCTGAGGGTATGCCGGAATGAGGCGCTGGACACTTTCGAGGATGGTGGCGGTTTTCGGCGTGCTGGCGTTCGCCTTCGCCGTGCTGTCGATCGTCGACATCCTCGTCCCGCGGCCCTACGACGGCGTCGTCCTCGAGGCCGACCAGTGGGGCACGCTCTCGGTCCGCGAGGTCGTGCCCGGCTCCGGCGCCGACCTGGCCGGGATCCTGCCGGCCGACCGGATCGTCGGCATCGACCGCACCCTGCTGCAGTCGAGTGCCCACGCCGGCCGTATCCTCGCGCGTCGCGAGATCGGCGACGAGGTCCCCTACCTATTGCGGCGCGGGGAGGGGGTCGAAGAGGTCCGCGGCGTCCGCCTCGGGCGCCGTTTCATCGGCAGCGCGACCTACTTCTTCGCCTGCCTCCTCGGTTTCGCCTTCTTCGTCGTCACTCTCTTCGTGCTGCGCCGGCAGCCGGAGCAGCGTGCCGCGCAGATCTTCCATCTCGTCGGCGCGCTGTTCCTGCTCTTCCTGGTCTGCCGGCTGCGCCCGGCCTCCTATGGCTGGATCGACGGCCTGGTGCTCGAGGCCGGGGCCGTGGCGCTGCTGCTGCTCCCGGCCTGTTTCCTGCACTTCTTTCTCGTCTTCCCGCGACCAATTGCCTTGCGTCCTGCCGCGGGCGAGCCCGATTTCAGCCGTCGACGCCGGCGCTGGTTGACCCTGCTCGTCACGCTCTATCTGCTGCCCCTCACCGTCTTCGTGACCGCCCTTTGGCTCTGGCAACGGGCGGGGGTCGAGCCCCGGCTGATCACCGGGGCCCCGGAGGTGAGTTGGTGGGTGCTCGGGCTGTACATGCTGGTCGGCCTCGCGACGCTGGCCTGGAATGCACGCCAGACGCGCGACCCGCGGCAGCGGCGCGGTATCGCGCTGGTTTTCGCGGGCTCGCTCTTCGGCCTGCTGCCGTTCCTCGGCCTGGCGGTGGCGCGACCGGCCTGGCTGCACACCGAGCCGCAGGCGTTCGCGCTTCTCGGTCCGCTGGCGCTGGTGCCGCTGACCTTCGCCTTCGCGATCATCCGCTTCGGGCTGCTCGACATCCGAGTCATGGTACGCCGGAGCCTCGTCTACTCGGTCGTGACGGTCGGCATCGCCGCGGTCTACGCGGCGGCGCTCGCGCTGGTGAACACCTTTGCCCTGGGTTCGGAGCTCTCCGCGACGCGGACGTTTCCGATCCTCTTCGCGCTCGGCGTGCTGCTGTTGCTCGAGCCGCTGCGTCACCGCGCCCAGGGGATGATCGACGCTTTCGTGCATGCCGATCGGCGGCGCCTGGAAGAGGCGATCCGCAAGCTCGGCCGGGCCGTGGCCGCCGAGCTCGATCCGCAGCCGGTCGTGCGCGACGTCGTCGAGCGCCTGCCGCAGATTCTCGGGCTGCACTTCGCGGCGCTTTACCTCGAGAAGGATGGAGCTCTCGAACGCGCCGCCGGCCCGGAGCAGCTGCCGGCGAGCCTCCCTCTGCTCGCGCCGCTCCACGACGCCCTGGCGGCCAAAGGGGAGCCGGTGCCGCTCGCCGAGCTCGCGCGCCTCGTGCCCGGGTCCGAAGAGGTCCGCCAGCTGGTGGCCAGACTGGAGCCCGCCGGGGTGGAGATCGTCGGCGACCT
This genomic window from Thermoanaerobaculia bacterium contains:
- a CDS encoding SpoIIE family protein phosphatase, producing the protein MRRWTLSRMVAVFGVLAFAFAVLSIVDILVPRPYDGVVLEADQWGTLSVREVVPGSGADLAGILPADRIVGIDRTLLQSSAHAGRILARREIGDEVPYLLRRGEGVEEVRGVRLGRRFIGSATYFFACLLGFAFFVVTLFVLRRQPEQRAAQIFHLVGALFLLFLVCRLRPASYGWIDGLVLEAGAVALLLLPACFLHFFLVFPRPIALRPAAGEPDFSRRRRRWLTLLVTLYLLPLTVFVTALWLWQRAGVEPRLITGAPEVSWWVLGLYMLVGLATLAWNARQTRDPRQRRGIALVFAGSLFGLLPFLGLAVARPAWLHTEPQAFALLGPLALVPLTFAFAIIRFGLLDIRVMVRRSLVYSVVTVGIAAVYAAALALVNTFALGSELSATRTFPILFALGVLLLLEPLRHRAQGMIDAFVHADRRRLEEAIRKLGRAVAAELDPQPVVRDVVERLPQILGLHFAALYLEKDGALERAAGPEQLPASLPLLAPLHDALAAKGEPVPLAELARLVPGSEEVRQLVARLEPAGVEIVGDLTSPRRKIGLVLLSGTTGQIEIGDEVRALLGNLFGQAALALETSRLVAERTRQAELERELEIASSVQAQLLPRVLHFGSGWSVAAVCRAARHVGGDFYTELPAGKNGNRAIVFGDVAGKSVAGALVMMAAHEALQTLALSHRDPETLFGLANRRLYGLGTKKSFVALGWVAASDDGEGIDYLLAGQPQLLVRTSAGAVRELPLPPHRLPLGALLDGRYVASRAAVAPGDLVLGYSDGVTEAQAPDGELFGEERLVQVLRAARGGPHEIIEQVLTAIAEFTRGADPYDDITLVAIARDGGGEACDVAH